Proteins encoded by one window of Halorubrum ruber:
- the fer gene encoding ferredoxin Fer — MGQLDQIDADRLRAWLPEVRSSEATAALMVAVAYDRGIGTGELASWYDRSEEWVEETIAALDSPGFVSTVARFEGVDIEAVADESNLAPTTVRDWFDDLADEPVSEAADVVRRYAEGSVEPVRTGSPSTVYHLDRSVIAERGWSIDDEDLFEKAADADLDLPEYGRFLVEPGESILEAAERGGRSWPYACRGGACSNCAVVVVEGDVAMPGQSILSDEQIREANARLSCVGVPITDEVEIVTGVGDADDFADLRLPSPADEAGASD; from the coding sequence ATGGGGCAACTCGATCAGATCGACGCGGACCGCCTCCGGGCGTGGCTCCCGGAGGTCCGCTCGTCCGAGGCGACCGCGGCGCTGATGGTCGCCGTCGCGTACGACCGTGGCATCGGGACCGGAGAGCTCGCCTCGTGGTACGACCGCTCCGAGGAGTGGGTCGAGGAGACGATCGCGGCGCTCGACTCGCCCGGATTCGTCTCGACCGTCGCCCGGTTCGAAGGAGTCGACATCGAGGCGGTCGCCGACGAGTCGAACCTCGCGCCGACGACGGTGCGCGACTGGTTCGACGACCTCGCCGACGAGCCGGTCTCCGAGGCCGCCGACGTGGTCCGGCGATACGCGGAGGGATCCGTCGAACCGGTCCGCACCGGTTCGCCGTCGACCGTCTACCACCTCGACCGGAGCGTCATCGCCGAGCGGGGCTGGTCGATCGACGACGAGGACCTCTTCGAGAAGGCGGCCGACGCCGACCTCGACCTCCCGGAGTACGGGCGCTTCCTCGTCGAGCCCGGCGAGTCGATCCTCGAAGCCGCGGAGCGCGGCGGTCGCTCGTGGCCGTACGCCTGCCGCGGCGGCGCCTGCTCGAACTGCGCGGTCGTCGTCGTCGAGGGCGACGTGGCGATGCCCGGGCAGTCGATCCTCTCCGACGAGCAGATCCGCGAGGCGAACGCCCGGCTCTCCTGCGTCGGCGTCCCGATAACCGACGAGGTCGAGATTGTCACCGGTGTCGGCGACGCCGACGACTTCGCCGACCTGCGGCTGCCGTCGCCGGCCGACGAGGCCGGCGCGTCGGACTGA
- a CDS encoding ABC transporter permease, with the protein MRNPLSPAALLEDASESSYVRSLVVGTVGVLAVLGVLGLAFPASVAGDLAGIVFSTSTAKSTARLAAPIVLAGLGGIFAEKSGVINIGLEGLLIISAFVSVYAASVVGVGNAVLGVPALGIAFLAGIAASTFLAAVFAVVCIEFKADQIIAGLAVWLIALGLAPFMSTVFFGGVNTPNLGVSVGWKYSATMVVLATLGSWWLLNRTAFGKHLRAAGENPKALDTVGVSVSKVRYAGVLLSGVLSGVGGSALALSIGQFVGSGETMVQGKGFIAIVAYLFGNYNPLGTLGAGVLFAGLDAMQIRLQQLGYAVPDTLVQTIPYVVVIVVLALVGRTQIPEAAGEHYETEE; encoded by the coding sequence ATGCGTAACCCCCTCTCGCCGGCCGCGCTCCTCGAGGACGCGAGCGAGTCGAGCTACGTGCGTTCGCTGGTCGTCGGCACCGTCGGCGTGCTCGCGGTCCTCGGCGTGCTTGGGCTCGCGTTCCCCGCCTCGGTCGCGGGCGACCTCGCCGGCATCGTCTTCTCGACCAGCACGGCGAAGTCGACGGCGCGGCTCGCGGCGCCCATCGTGCTCGCCGGCCTCGGCGGCATCTTCGCGGAGAAGTCGGGCGTCATCAACATCGGGCTGGAGGGACTGTTGATCATCTCGGCGTTCGTGTCGGTGTACGCCGCGTCGGTCGTGGGCGTCGGCAACGCCGTCCTCGGCGTCCCGGCGCTCGGGATCGCGTTCCTCGCCGGGATCGCGGCGTCGACGTTCCTGGCGGCGGTGTTCGCGGTCGTCTGTATCGAGTTCAAGGCCGACCAGATCATCGCCGGACTGGCCGTCTGGCTCATCGCCCTCGGGCTCGCGCCGTTCATGTCGACCGTGTTCTTCGGCGGCGTCAACACGCCGAACCTCGGCGTGAGCGTCGGGTGGAAGTACTCCGCGACCATGGTGGTCCTCGCGACCCTCGGCTCGTGGTGGCTGCTGAACCGGACCGCGTTCGGCAAACACCTCCGGGCGGCCGGCGAGAACCCGAAGGCGCTCGACACCGTCGGCGTCTCCGTCTCGAAGGTGCGCTACGCCGGCGTCCTGCTCTCGGGCGTCCTCTCCGGCGTCGGCGGCTCGGCGCTGGCGCTGTCGATCGGCCAGTTCGTCGGCTCCGGCGAGACGATGGTCCAGGGGAAGGGGTTCATCGCCATCGTGGCGTACCTGTTCGGCAACTACAACCCGCTCGGGACGCTCGGCGCGGGCGTGCTGTTCGCCGGCCTCGACGCGATGCAGATCCGGCTCCAGCAGCTCGGCTACGCGGTCCCCGACACGCTGGTCCAGACCATCCCGTACGTCGTCGTGATCGTCGTCCTCGCCTTAGTCGGCCGGACGCAGATCCCCGAGGCCGCGGGCGAGCACTACGAGACCGAGGAGTGA
- a CDS encoding ABC transporter permease, translating to MSDSDPDADGDPSVFARVVAPFVDRSVAERLVISVAAIFLSILVGFALVLVSGRIAECSTAAWTMPITGLGFCYNPFEVYVVLFNGALGYPFAVGDPGLFNPGWTPFNLSFGLTLSETTLLIFTGLSVAVAFRAGLFNIGTQGQLVVGALATALTVLALAPLLPAGPVAGLVLIVVGTAAGAVGGGVWGAIPGALKAYADANEVITTIMLNFVAANVAYVLVLEVFRAEGSSVVATRYVPEYAQFPSVLFPPSTDFALIALLVGVAFIGALYYFVEHTSLGYDLRTSGVQAAAAEYGGVNAKLTTVRAMTLSGALGGIGGSVWVLMSEGRWMASVPDLGFDGITVSILAGNNPLGVLPAAFLFGILKGGALEIGFRTDVPTELVAVLRGLIILFVAMPEFFRMIGRYAGVGGAGGASDAGGSGSADPDESAGGDGGEADA from the coding sequence GTGAGCGACTCGGACCCCGACGCGGACGGGGATCCCTCCGTCTTCGCCCGCGTGGTCGCGCCGTTCGTCGACCGGAGCGTCGCGGAGCGGCTCGTCATCAGCGTCGCCGCCATCTTCCTCTCGATACTCGTCGGCTTCGCGCTCGTGCTCGTCTCCGGCCGGATAGCCGAGTGTTCGACCGCGGCCTGGACGATGCCGATCACCGGGCTGGGGTTCTGTTATAATCCGTTCGAGGTGTACGTGGTGCTGTTCAACGGCGCGCTCGGCTACCCGTTCGCGGTCGGCGATCCCGGCCTGTTCAACCCGGGATGGACGCCGTTCAACCTCTCGTTCGGCCTGACGCTCTCGGAGACGACGCTTTTGATCTTCACCGGGCTCTCCGTCGCCGTCGCCTTCCGCGCCGGCCTGTTCAACATCGGGACGCAGGGCCAGCTCGTCGTCGGCGCGCTCGCGACCGCGCTCACCGTCTTAGCGCTCGCGCCCCTCCTCCCGGCCGGCCCCGTCGCCGGCCTCGTGCTGATCGTCGTCGGGACCGCGGCCGGCGCCGTCGGCGGCGGCGTCTGGGGCGCGATACCCGGCGCCCTCAAGGCGTACGCCGACGCCAACGAGGTGATCACGACGATCATGCTCAACTTCGTCGCCGCGAACGTCGCGTACGTGCTCGTGTTGGAGGTGTTCCGTGCCGAGGGCTCCTCCGTGGTCGCCACCCGGTACGTCCCGGAGTACGCGCAGTTCCCGTCGGTGCTGTTCCCGCCGTCGACCGACTTTGCGCTGATCGCGCTGCTCGTCGGGGTCGCCTTCATCGGTGCGCTCTACTACTTCGTCGAACACACCTCGCTCGGGTACGACCTCAGGACGAGCGGCGTCCAGGCCGCCGCGGCCGAGTACGGCGGCGTGAACGCGAAGCTTACCACCGTGCGGGCGATGACGCTCTCCGGCGCGCTCGGCGGCATCGGCGGCTCGGTGTGGGTGCTGATGTCCGAGGGCCGGTGGATGGCCTCGGTCCCGGACCTCGGCTTCGACGGGATCACCGTCTCGATCCTCGCCGGGAACAACCCGCTCGGCGTGCTGCCGGCGGCGTTCCTCTTCGGGATCCTGAAGGGCGGCGCCTTGGAGATCGGGTTCCGAACCGACGTTCCCACGGAGCTCGTCGCCGTGCTGCGCGGACTCATAATCCTGTTCGTGGCGATGCCGGAGTTCTTCCGGATGATCGGGCGGTACGCGGGTGTCGGCGGCGCGGGCGGTGCGAGCGACGCGGGCGGCTCGGGGTCGGCGGACCCCGACGAGTCCGCCGGCGGCGACGGGGGTGAGGCCGATGCGTAA
- a CDS encoding ABC transporter ATP-binding protein, translating into MNPAVHLDGITKRFPGVVANDDVDLAVERGSVHALLGENGAGKTTLMNVLYGLYQPTEGTVRLDGEPQSFDSPRDAIDAGVGMIHQHFMLVDPMTVWENVVLGNEPKTWGGLRVDREAAREAVVELSERYGFDVDPDATIADTSVGEQQRVEILKALYRGADVLIMDEPTAVLTPQEVDELYGVFEELTEQGKTIIFISHKLGEALSAADDITVLRDGVNVGTVAAADVTREELAEMMVGREVLMEPATSPQEAGDRVLEVTDLDVEDDRGVEAVSDLSFELRGGEILGVAGVDGNGQSQLVEAITGLREAASGDVRYRGESMVGKTRRDRIDRGMAFIPEDRQERGLVMSYDLVENGILGSQHDPPFANGGRLDWPAARDHAESVIEQYDVRPPDAEAEAESLSGGNQQKFIVGREFERDPELVVATHPTRGVDIGSTEFLHDRLLELRAEGKAILLVSSKLDEVQGLSDRLAVMHEGEFTGIVDPATVTEEEIGLLMAGESLDDDSVEGAAIHDAAGDGTDDTSRDGSNGADDASGNGIDGATGGDEGVDA; encoded by the coding sequence ATGAACCCGGCGGTCCACTTGGACGGCATCACGAAGCGATTCCCCGGGGTCGTCGCGAACGACGACGTTGATCTCGCGGTCGAGCGCGGGAGCGTCCACGCCCTGCTCGGCGAGAACGGGGCCGGCAAGACCACGTTGATGAACGTGCTGTACGGCCTCTACCAGCCGACCGAGGGGACCGTCCGCCTCGACGGCGAGCCGCAGTCGTTCGACTCGCCGCGGGACGCGATCGACGCCGGCGTCGGCATGATCCACCAGCACTTCATGCTGGTCGACCCGATGACGGTGTGGGAGAACGTCGTCTTGGGCAACGAGCCGAAGACATGGGGCGGACTGCGCGTCGACAGGGAGGCGGCCCGCGAGGCCGTCGTCGAACTGAGCGAGCGCTACGGGTTCGACGTGGACCCGGACGCGACCATCGCGGACACCTCCGTCGGCGAACAGCAGCGCGTCGAGATCCTGAAGGCGCTGTACCGCGGCGCCGACGTGCTCATCATGGACGAGCCGACCGCGGTGTTGACGCCGCAGGAGGTCGACGAGCTGTACGGCGTCTTCGAGGAGCTCACCGAGCAGGGGAAGACGATCATCTTCATTTCGCACAAGCTGGGCGAGGCGCTGTCGGCGGCCGACGACATCACCGTCCTCCGCGACGGGGTCAACGTCGGCACCGTCGCCGCGGCCGACGTGACGCGCGAGGAGCTCGCGGAGATGATGGTCGGCCGAGAGGTGCTGATGGAGCCCGCGACGTCGCCGCAGGAGGCGGGCGACCGCGTGCTGGAGGTGACGGACCTCGACGTCGAGGACGACCGGGGCGTCGAGGCGGTCTCGGACCTCTCCTTCGAGCTCCGGGGCGGCGAGATCTTGGGGGTCGCGGGCGTCGACGGCAACGGCCAGTCGCAGCTCGTCGAGGCGATCACGGGCCTGCGCGAGGCGGCGTCCGGCGACGTCCGCTACCGGGGCGAGTCGATGGTCGGGAAGACGCGCCGCGACCGGATCGACCGCGGGATGGCGTTCATCCCCGAGGACCGACAGGAGCGCGGCCTCGTGATGTCGTACGACCTCGTCGAGAACGGGATCTTGGGGAGCCAGCACGACCCGCCGTTCGCGAACGGCGGCCGGCTCGACTGGCCCGCCGCCCGCGACCACGCCGAGTCGGTCATCGAGCAGTACGACGTTCGCCCGCCGGACGCCGAGGCGGAGGCCGAGTCGCTGTCGGGCGGCAACCAGCAGAAGTTCATCGTCGGCCGCGAGTTCGAGCGCGACCCGGAGCTGGTCGTCGCCACCCACCCGACCCGCGGCGTCGACATCGGGTCGACGGAGTTCCTCCACGACCGGCTGCTCGAACTGCGCGCCGAGGGGAAGGCGATCCTCCTCGTCTCCTCGAAGCTCGACGAGGTACAGGGACTCTCCGACCGACTCGCGGTGATGCACGAGGGCGAGTTCACCGGGATCGTCGACCCCGCGACCGTGACCGAAGAGGAGATCGGGCTGCTGATGGCCGGCGAGTCGCTCGACGACGACTCCGTCGAGGGGGCCGCGATCCACGATGCCGCGGGCGATGGGACGGACGACACGTCGCGCGACGGGAGCAACGGCGCGGACGACGCGTCGGGTAACGGGATCGACGGAGCGACCGGCGGCGACGAGGGGGTGGACGCGTGA
- a CDS encoding BMP family lipoprotein, translating into MASDFDRRRFIKAASAAGLVGLAGCSGGPSGDGGDGGDGEVPARVGIVYSDGGLGDNSFNDAAQQGIFQAEEEFGIAYDESEPDGAGEFEQFQQQYAGSTDPAYDLVATIGFNQGDALSQTAPDYPDQDFMIVDTVVDEPNVASYLFREHEGSFLMGVLAARLTQIDFSAGEGATDTDSTEVGFVGGVDSPVIRRFQAGFEAGVEHVSEDVSVTSSYVGSYADPTGGQEAALSMYQGGADIIYHASGATGVGVFQAAQEEGRFAFGVDQDQSVSNESFADVILASMVKRVDTAVYESISNVIDDEHQGGSTTALGLESNGVECVYGDQIGDEVPDDITTAVADARDEIIAGNIEVPETTSN; encoded by the coding sequence ATGGCATCCGACTTCGATCGGCGGCGGTTCATCAAGGCGGCAAGCGCAGCGGGCCTCGTCGGCCTCGCCGGGTGTAGCGGCGGCCCGAGCGGCGACGGGGGAGACGGGGGCGACGGCGAGGTGCCGGCGCGGGTCGGTATCGTCTACTCCGACGGCGGCCTCGGCGACAACTCGTTCAACGACGCGGCCCAGCAGGGCATCTTCCAGGCCGAAGAGGAGTTCGGCATCGCCTACGACGAGTCGGAGCCGGACGGCGCCGGCGAGTTCGAGCAGTTCCAGCAGCAGTACGCCGGGTCGACGGACCCCGCGTACGACTTGGTCGCCACCATCGGGTTCAATCAGGGCGACGCGCTGAGCCAGACCGCGCCCGACTACCCCGACCAGGACTTCATGATCGTCGACACCGTCGTCGACGAGCCGAACGTCGCGAGCTACCTCTTCCGCGAGCACGAGGGTTCGTTCCTGATGGGCGTCCTCGCCGCGCGGCTGACCCAGATCGACTTCTCCGCGGGCGAGGGGGCCACCGACACCGACTCGACGGAGGTCGGATTCGTCGGCGGCGTCGACAGCCCGGTGATCCGCCGGTTCCAGGCCGGCTTCGAGGCCGGCGTAGAACACGTCTCCGAGGACGTCAGCGTCACGTCGAGCTACGTCGGCAGCTACGCCGACCCGACGGGCGGGCAGGAGGCGGCGCTGTCGATGTACCAGGGCGGCGCCGACATCATCTACCACGCCTCGGGCGCGACGGGCGTCGGCGTGTTCCAGGCCGCACAGGAGGAGGGCCGGTTCGCCTTCGGCGTCGACCAGGACCAGTCGGTCTCCAACGAGTCGTTCGCCGACGTCATCCTGGCGTCGATGGTGAAACGCGTCGACACCGCGGTGTACGAGTCGATCTCGAACGTCATCGACGACGAGCACCAGGGCGGCTCGACGACGGCGCTCGGGCTCGAATCCAACGGCGTCGAGTGCGTCTACGGCGACCAGATCGGCGACGAGGTCCCGGACGATATCACGACGGCCGTGGCGGACGCGCGCGACGAGATCATCGCCGGGAACATCGAGGTCCCGGAGACGACGAGCAACTGA
- a CDS encoding phosphomannomutase, translating into MDLFGTAGIRGGVEDRVTPALALAVGRAVGAEIRERADESPAEPTPGSSPESTPDPEVVLARDGRVTGPALAAAMEAGLSAGGVDVRRAGRLPTPALAHASRGRYGVMLTASHNPPTDNGIKLFRDGTEFDRDAERAVEERVADEEGVAPWDEWTEATRTDPLDGYLADVREYAAGFGAPLDGLRVAVDCGNGMSAPATPTVLRELGADVVTLNGNVDGHFPGRGSKPTPETLADLRAFVADANEGVDDPGRQRPDVEGAGDGDAEGFAFGIGHDGDADRIVIVDADGEVVHEDTVLAVLAERYTRESDAADPVVVTTPNASGRIDERVRAAGGRVERVRLGALHEGIAAVREDAAEAGALGEAGVVGEAGAAGEVGDDTRVVFAAEPWKHIHVAFGGWIDGVASAAVIARLVADEGLDALRAPITERPYRKVSVSCPDDAKETVMDRLETALPDAFPEAAVDTDHGVRLEFEDASWTLVRPSGTEPYVRVYAESDDVDALVAEVEDVVEDAVAAA; encoded by the coding sequence ATGGACCTGTTCGGAACCGCCGGGATCCGCGGCGGCGTCGAGGACCGCGTCACGCCGGCGCTCGCGCTCGCAGTCGGGCGGGCCGTGGGCGCCGAGATCCGAGAGCGAGCCGACGAGTCGCCGGCGGAGCCGACGCCGGGGTCGAGCCCGGAGTCGACCCCCGACCCCGAAGTCGTCCTCGCCCGCGACGGCCGGGTGACCGGCCCGGCGCTCGCCGCCGCGATGGAGGCGGGGCTGTCGGCGGGCGGCGTCGACGTCCGCCGCGCCGGTCGGCTTCCGACGCCGGCGCTCGCACACGCCTCGCGGGGACGCTACGGCGTGATGCTCACCGCCTCGCACAACCCCCCGACCGACAACGGGATCAAGCTCTTCCGCGACGGCACCGAGTTCGACCGCGACGCGGAGCGCGCCGTGGAGGAGCGGGTGGCCGACGAGGAGGGCGTCGCCCCGTGGGACGAGTGGACCGAGGCGACCCGGACCGACCCGCTTGACGGCTACCTCGCCGACGTGCGCGAGTACGCCGCGGGGTTCGGCGCGCCCCTCGACGGCCTCCGGGTCGCGGTCGACTGCGGCAACGGGATGAGCGCGCCCGCGACGCCGACCGTCCTCCGCGAGCTCGGCGCCGACGTCGTCACGCTCAACGGCAACGTCGACGGCCACTTCCCCGGCCGGGGGAGCAAGCCGACGCCGGAGACGCTCGCCGACCTCCGCGCGTTCGTCGCGGACGCCAACGAGGGGGTGGACGATCCGGGCCGCCAGCGACCGGACGTCGAGGGGGCCGGCGACGGCGACGCCGAGGGGTTCGCCTTCGGCATCGGCCACGACGGCGACGCGGACCGGATCGTGATCGTCGACGCGGACGGCGAGGTCGTCCACGAGGACACGGTCCTTGCGGTGCTCGCGGAGCGATACACCCGCGAGAGCGACGCCGCGGACCCCGTCGTGGTAACGACGCCGAACGCCTCCGGTCGGATCGACGAGCGCGTCCGGGCGGCCGGCGGGCGCGTCGAGCGCGTGCGGCTCGGCGCGCTCCACGAGGGGATCGCGGCGGTGCGGGAGGACGCTGCGGAGGCCGGCGCCCTCGGCGAGGCCGGTGTGGTCGGTGAGGCGGGTGCCGCCGGCGAGGTGGGCGACGACACCCGCGTCGTCTTCGCCGCCGAGCCGTGGAAGCACATCCACGTCGCCTTCGGCGGGTGGATCGACGGCGTGGCCTCCGCGGCGGTGATCGCGCGCCTCGTCGCCGACGAAGGGCTCGACGCGCTGCGGGCGCCGATCACGGAGCGACCCTACCGCAAGGTGAGCGTCTCCTGCCCCGACGACGCGAAAGAGACGGTAATGGACCGCTTGGAGACGGCGCTGCCGGACGCGTTCCCCGAGGCCGCGGTCGACACCGACCACGGCGTCCGGCTGGAGTTCGAGGACGCCTCGTGGACGCTCGTCCGGCCCTCCGGCACGGAGCCGTACGTCCGCGTGTACGCCGAGAGCGACGACGTCGACGCCCTCGTCGCCGAGGTCGAGGACGTCGTCGAGGACGCGGTCGCGGCGGCGTAG
- a CDS encoding acylphosphatase — protein sequence MTDRVRAHVFVSGRVQGVFYRASTRDAAREAGVDGWVRNLDDGRVEAVFEGPEGDVRDMVAWCETGSEAAEVESVDAEYGEPEGAEGFEIRR from the coding sequence ATGACCGACCGCGTTCGCGCGCACGTCTTCGTCTCGGGCCGCGTTCAGGGCGTCTTCTACCGAGCGAGCACCCGCGACGCCGCCCGCGAGGCGGGCGTCGACGGCTGGGTGCGGAACCTCGACGACGGCCGGGTCGAGGCCGTCTTCGAGGGGCCCGAGGGGGACGTCCGCGACATGGTGGCGTGGTGCGAGACGGGAAGCGAGGCCGCAGAAGTCGAGAGCGTCGACGCCGAGTACGGTGAGCCGGAGGGCGCCGAGGGGTTCGAGATCAGGCGGTGA
- a CDS encoding winged helix-turn-helix transcriptional regulator, whose product MSSQDLSAAESAETADSGADATADSGADAAAEATTPETPCPVIDSIEQIGSQWRLVVLHELLNGEARFNELKRETDANARTLSRVLDDLQETGFVDRRLEEDSPVATYYSLTDKGESLAPVFEEIDDWAHEWLAECEA is encoded by the coding sequence ATGTCATCACAGGACCTTTCGGCGGCAGAGTCGGCGGAGACGGCGGATTCGGGCGCTGACGCGACGGCTGATTCGGGCGCTGACGCCGCGGCAGAGGCGACGACGCCCGAGACCCCCTGCCCCGTCATCGACTCCATCGAGCAGATCGGATCGCAGTGGCGGCTCGTCGTCCTCCACGAGCTGTTGAACGGCGAGGCGCGGTTCAACGAACTGAAGCGGGAGACGGACGCCAACGCGAGGACGCTCTCGCGCGTGCTCGACGACCTCCAGGAGACCGGGTTCGTCGACCGGCGGTTGGAGGAGGACTCGCCGGTGGCGACGTACTACAGTTTAACTGATAAAGGCGAGTCGCTCGCCCCCGTCTTCGAGGAGATCGACGACTGGGCCCACGAGTGGCTGGCCGAATGTGAGGCGTAG
- a CDS encoding DoxX family protein yields the protein MLAELATLPLQFDTPLAGELFLLGRILFGATLAFMGLNHFMDLETMAGYAEFKGLPAPQFSVIASGAVLVLGGLGVAAGAFPVLSAGALAFFLLASAVTMHDFWSMDDPEEKQNEMTSFLKNVYGAGAALAFLAVGGSAWPYAVGLGLF from the coding sequence ATGTTAGCTGAACTCGCGACGTTACCGCTCCAGTTCGACACCCCCCTCGCGGGCGAACTCTTCCTGCTCGGCCGGATCCTGTTCGGCGCGACGCTCGCGTTCATGGGGCTCAACCACTTCATGGACCTCGAGACGATGGCCGGCTACGCCGAGTTCAAGGGTCTCCCGGCGCCGCAGTTCTCGGTGATCGCCTCCGGCGCCGTCCTCGTCCTCGGCGGCCTCGGCGTCGCCGCGGGCGCGTTCCCCGTCCTCTCCGCCGGCGCGCTCGCCTTCTTCCTCCTCGCCTCCGCCGTGACGATGCACGACTTCTGGTCGATGGACGACCCCGAGGAGAAGCAGAACGAGATGACGAGCTTCCTGAAGAACGTCTACGGTGCCGGCGCCGCGCTGGCGTTCCTCGCCGTCGGCGGCAGCGCGTGGCCGTACGCGGTCGGCCTTGGCCTGTTCTGA
- a CDS encoding VOC family protein: MTDAPPTTGLHHVTNICTDIEETTAFYEDILGWHTVKRTQNYDDPGTPHYYFSPTPEGKPGTNVTYFEYPDSQGTPGPGASHHFAFGVEDETTLKEWQAHLESHDVEVSEVKDRTYFKSIYFTDPDGLVFELATQGPGFTRDEDDPGSEVIDPFEKGYEN; the protein is encoded by the coding sequence ATGACCGACGCGCCGCCGACGACCGGGCTCCACCACGTCACGAACATCTGTACCGACATCGAGGAGACCACCGCGTTCTACGAGGACATCCTCGGCTGGCACACGGTCAAGCGGACCCAGAACTACGACGACCCGGGGACGCCGCACTACTACTTCTCGCCGACGCCCGAAGGGAAGCCGGGGACCAACGTCACCTACTTCGAGTACCCGGACTCGCAGGGGACGCCCGGCCCGGGCGCGAGCCACCACTTCGCGTTCGGCGTCGAAGACGAGACGACCCTGAAGGAGTGGCAGGCGCACCTCGAATCCCACGACGTCGAGGTCTCCGAGGTGAAGGACAGAACCTACTTCAAGAGCATCTACTTCACCGACCCCGACGGGCTCGTCTTCGAACTGGCGACGCAGGGGCCGGGCTTCACCCGCGACGAGGACGACCCCGGCAGCGAGGTCATCGACCCGTTCGAGAAAGGTTACGAGAACTGA
- a CDS encoding SRPBCC family protein: MFGTRDATGNVDRDGRASVDREGATLAVGRDVDAPPERTARALRDTQRWPDWSLSVRDVESADRYVETGTTGRVRVAGAWVPFRVTAATRLRWDWEVARVPATGHRVDRYAGEPDRCRAVIEVPLIAPPYVPVCRRALDRFAALVEGE, from the coding sequence GTGTTCGGAACCCGCGACGCGACCGGAAACGTCGACCGCGACGGGCGGGCGTCGGTGGACCGAGAGGGCGCGACGCTCGCGGTCGGTCGCGATGTCGACGCGCCGCCGGAGCGGACAGCGAGGGCGCTCCGCGACACCCAGCGGTGGCCCGACTGGAGCCTGTCGGTCCGCGACGTTGAGAGCGCGGACCGGTACGTCGAGACCGGGACGACCGGGAGGGTCCGCGTCGCGGGCGCGTGGGTGCCCTTTCGGGTGACAGCGGCGACGCGGCTCCGGTGGGACTGGGAGGTCGCGCGGGTCCCAGCGACAGGGCACCGCGTCGACCGGTACGCGGGAGAGCCGGACCGGTGTCGAGCGGTGATCGAGGTCCCGCTTATCGCGCCCCCGTACGTCCCGGTCTGCCGGCGCGCGCTCGACCGGTTCGCGGCGCTGGTTGAGGGGGAGTGA
- a CDS encoding ABC transporter ATP-binding protein yields MIEASGLRKTYGDFAAVVDSDFAVDEGEVFGIVGPNGAGKTTTLKILAGLVEPTEGEVTVAGFDASDPEMRRHLGFLPEESPLYEEMTALSYLRFFADLYDVPREVADERIEAALDRLELDHRERRLGDVSKGMKRKVAIARSLVNDPDVLVYDEPASGLDPVTTNSVLAFTRELRETGKTVVFSAHNLYHVESVCDRVVVMNEGRIVARGSVDGIRERHGETTYRVFTDVEPTATPALADLDATTEEVGDRFRTAVPSMDAVAAVREAVGDAGGEVVDIRSREPSLEDVFLDIVGRPMPGRYTGDLGGDGTEAASDADGDGDGEADGDEPETETTEAATTEATE; encoded by the coding sequence ATGATCGAGGCCTCGGGGCTACGGAAGACCTACGGCGACTTCGCGGCCGTGGTCGACAGCGACTTCGCCGTCGACGAGGGCGAGGTGTTCGGGATCGTCGGCCCGAACGGGGCCGGGAAGACGACGACGCTCAAGATACTCGCCGGCCTCGTCGAGCCGACCGAGGGCGAGGTGACCGTCGCCGGGTTCGACGCCTCGGACCCCGAAATGCGGCGCCACCTCGGGTTCCTGCCGGAGGAGTCGCCGTTGTACGAGGAGATGACCGCGCTGTCGTACCTCCGCTTCTTCGCCGACCTCTACGACGTGCCCCGGGAGGTCGCCGACGAGCGGATCGAGGCCGCGCTCGACCGCCTGGAACTGGACCACCGCGAGCGCCGCCTCGGCGACGTCTCGAAGGGGATGAAACGGAAGGTCGCCATCGCGCGCTCGCTCGTCAACGACCCGGACGTGCTGGTGTACGACGAGCCCGCCTCCGGGCTCGACCCCGTGACGACGAACTCAGTGCTGGCGTTCACCCGCGAGCTCCGCGAGACCGGGAAGACGGTCGTCTTCTCCGCGCACAACCTCTACCACGTCGAGTCCGTCTGCGACCGCGTCGTGGTGATGAACGAGGGGCGGATCGTCGCCCGCGGGAGCGTCGACGGGATCCGCGAGCGACACGGCGAGACGACCTACCGCGTGTTCACGGACGTCGAGCCGACCGCGACGCCGGCGCTCGCGGACCTCGACGCGACGACCGAGGAGGTCGGCGACCGCTTCCGGACGGCGGTCCCGAGCATGGACGCGGTCGCCGCGGTCCGGGAGGCCGTCGGCGACGCCGGCGGCGAGGTCGTCGACATCCGGAGCCGCGAGCCGAGCCTCGAAGACGTGTTCCTCGACATCGTCGGCCGGCCGATGCCCGGGCGGTACACCGGCGACCTCGGCGGTGACGGAACCGAAGCTGCGAGCGACGCCGACGGCGATGGCGACGGCGAGGCCGACGGCGACGAACCGGAAACCGAAACGACGGAGGCGGCGACCACGGAGGCGACCGAGTGA